One Capsicum annuum cultivar UCD-10X-F1 chromosome 2, UCD10Xv1.1, whole genome shotgun sequence genomic window carries:
- the LOC107859205 gene encoding uncharacterized protein LOC107859205, whose amino-acid sequence MEATQGEVYPRVSNPLLQSDCSKFGDNRGLDDFEPVMGSNIVKTSKHEEYDRVAVHVRNEIPENTCSTRCLDIQAEELFSKQSFQDTREASERYHMDGWKGEVEEDSITPRQNNILRCSEKIISSNGDKRGKCDSELFGQSAGHVNNDKSYIMGKPVDGQQETDHDSPLCTKENDEKGAHTTNGVVKAKVSNANFMQQTNESDVKSNFLYPQLTENTVCEAQSSQSVENSTCHQNQEKYFCYDSPLFGETGAWIPVSVPPMSDSEHKEWSRGFCSNGGYLPEGGTDWNQCIGEDKELTMWDVVLDMLLAARGKVHSLASGDVVGNMSWISNHLVEQAWNEMAQTLTEANFGNAREILEADPPKWLPDSASSTCMLCNVRFHPIMCSRHHCRFCGGIFCNECTKGRSLLPEKFRTGEPQRVCDVCCVRIESVQPYLMDQVSRAAQLPTHDLTDLSTLRSWVNFPWGQSMEYEIYKATNTIRGYERIGLLSSEKKIPEAILQNARGLAILTVVKVGVMVTYNIGTGLVIACREDGSWSPPSAISSFGVGWGAQAGGELTDFIIVLRTTDAVKTFGGDAHLSVGAGVSAAAGIIGRTAEADLRAGTGGYAACYTYSCSKGAFVGCSLQGSVVTTRTRENSRFYGSQSLKASEILLGSLPRPPAAAALYRALADLYQKL is encoded by the exons ATGGAGGCTACTCAAGGAGAAGTCTACCCTAGGGTTTCCAATCCACTTCTTCAATCG GACTGTAGTAAGTTTGGAGATAACAGAGGGCTGGATGATTTTGAGCCAGTCATGGGTTCAAACATTGTAAAAACGAGTAAGCATGAAGAATATGACAGAGTAGCTGTACACGTAAGGAACGAAATTCCTGAGAACACATGTTCGACGAGGTGTTTAGATATTCAAGCAGAGGAACTTTTCAGCAAACAGTCATTTCAAGACACTCGAGAAGCTAGTGAGAGGTATCATATGGACGGCTGGAAAGGGGAAGTTGAAGAAGATTCTATAACCCCGAGACAGAACAATATCTTGAGGTGTTCTGAGAAGATTATTAGCAGCAACGGGGATAAAAGAGGAAAATGTGATTCGGAATTATTTGGTCAGAGTGCAGGTCACGTAAACAATGATAAGAGTTATATCATGGGCAAGCCAGTGGATGGACAGCAAGAGACTGATCATGATTCGCCTTTGTGCACCAAAGAAAACGATGAGAAGGGGGCGCACACAACTAATGGAGTGGTTAAAGCTAAAGTCTCTAATGCTAATTTTATGCAACAGACTAATGAAAGTGACGTAAAAAGTAATTTTCTGTACCCACAATTAACTGAAAATACAGTGTGTGAAGCTCAGTCATCTCAAAGTGTAGAAAACAGTACGTGCcaccaaaatcaagaaaaatatttctGCTATGATTCACCACTTTTTGGTGAAACTGGGGCTTGGATACCGGTATCAGTTCCTCCAATGTCAGATAGTGAGCATAAAGAGTGGAGTAGAGGCTTCTGCTCAAATGGGGGGTACCTTCCTGAAGGTGGCACAGATTGGAATCAGTGCATTGGGGAGGACAAGGAGTTGACCATGTGGGATGTGGTTCTGGATATGTTGCTCGCAGCACGAGGAAAAGTGCACTCTCTTGCATCTGGTGATGTAGTAGGGAACATGTCGTGGATATCAAACCATCTTGTTGAGCAGGCTTGGAATGAGATGGCTCAAACCCTCACAGAAGCTAATTTTGGTAATGCCCGGGAAATTCTTGAGGCAGATCCTCCCAAATGGTTGCCTGACAGTGCATCTTCCACTTGTATGTTATGTAATGTACGGTTCCACCCTATCATGTGCAGCAGGCATCATTGTCGATTTTGTGGAGGAATATTTTGCAATGAATGTACTAAAGGGAGGAGTTTGCTCCCGGAAAAATTTCGTACTGGGGAACCACAACGAGTATGTGACGTATGTTGTGTACGTATCGAGTCTGTGCAGCCATACCTAATGGATCAAGTAAGCCGTGCTGCTCAGTTGCCAACCCATGACCTCACTGACTTGAGCACATTGAGATCCTGGGTAAACTTCCCGTGGGGACAGTCAATGGAATACGAAATTTATAAGGCCACTAACACTATCCGGGGATATGAAAGG ATTGGTTTGTTGAGTTCTGAGAAGAAAATTCCAGAAGCTATTCTACAAAATGCAAGAGGCCTTGCCATACTTACAGTCGTGAAAGTTGGAGTGATGGTAACCTACAACATCGGAACCGGATTGGTAATTGCATGTAGAGAAGATGGTTCATGGTCTCCCCCCTCGGCCATTTCTTCTTTCGGTGTTGGATGGGGTGCTCAG GCTGGTGGAGAACTTACTGACTTCATTATTGTTCTGAGAACTACTGATGCTGTCAAGACTTTTGGTGGTGATGCACATCTTTCAGTTGGAGCTGGTGTGAGTGCTGCTGCTGGGATCATTGGACGAACTGCTGAAGCTGATCTTCGTGCCGGTACTGGCGGCTATGCTGCTTGTTATACATACAGCTGCAGTAAAG GTGCCTTTGTTGGGTGTTCCCTACAAGGGAGCGTGGTGACCACCCGAACACGAGAAAACTCCAGATTTTATGGTAGTCAGTCACTTAAAGCTTCAGAAATTCTCCTTGGCTCGTTGCCGAGGCCCCCTGCTGCAGCCGCCCTATATCGTGCACTCGCCGATTTATACCAAAAGCTCTGA
- the LOC107859206 gene encoding BES1/BZR1 homolog protein 4 isoform X2, translated as MTSGTRLPTWKERENNKRRERRRRAIAAKIFAGLRMYGNYKLPKHCDNNEVLKALCKEAGWMVEEDGTTYRKGCKPVERMDNIGGSVSVSPCSSYQLSPGVSYNPSPASSSIPSPVSSHYVANVQNNSDPNSLIPWLKNLSSGSSPSLSNFPHNLCVPGGSISAPVTPPSSSPTARTPRMNDHWDNPKANSSWIQQHYPFLPSSTPPSPGRQTPPDSGWLSGVQTPQDGPSSPTFSLVSSNPFGFKEPLSNGGSRMWTPGQSGTCSPAVGACMDQTADVPMSDVISAEFAFGSNMKGVVKPWEGERIHEECISDDLELTLGNSSTR; from the exons ATGACTTCCGGCACAAGGCTACCGACATGGAAGGAAAGAGAGAACAACAAGCGGAGAGAACGGCGGCGGAGGGCGATCGCCGCCAAGATCTTCGCCGGATTAAGGATGTATGGTAACTATAAGCTACCTAAACACTGTGATAATAACGAGGTATTGAAAGCTCTGTGTAAAGAAGCGGGTTGGATGGTTGAAGAAGATGGAACTACTTACAGAAAG GGATGCAAGCCAGTAGAACGTATGGATAATATTGGTGGTTCGGTATCTGTAAGCCCTTGTTCGTCTTACCAACTGAGCCCTGGCGTTTCGTATAATCCGAGTCCTGCTTCATCATCTATCCCTAGTCCGGTCTCGTCCCATTATGTTGCCAATGTCCAAAATAATTCTGATCCCAACTCGCTTATTCCTTGGCTTAAGAACCTGTCATCGGGCTCATCACCGTCCTTGTCTAATTTTCCCCATAATCTGTGCGTTCCTGGAGGTTCTATAAGTGCTCCTGTGACTCCACCTTCGAGCTCTCCCACTGCCCGTACTCCTAGGATGAATGATCACTGGGACAACCCCAAGGCCAACTCTTCATGGATACAGCAGCATTATCCCTTCTTGCCGTCCTCAACCCCTCCTAGTCCAGGTCGCCAAACCCCGCCAGATTCAGGATGGCTCTCTGGTGTTCAAACTCCACAGGATGGGCCTTCATCTCCCACATTCAGCCTCGTCTCGTCAAATCCATTTGGATTTAAGGAACCATTATCAAATGGAGGGTCTCGAATGTGGACACCTGGGCAAAGTGGGACATGTTCACCTGCAGTTGGAGCTTGTATGGACCAGACAGCTGATGTACCAATGTCGGATGTTATCTCAGCAGAGTTTGCATTTGGCAGCAATATGAAGGGTGTAGTAAAGCCATGGGAAGGAGAAAGAATTCATGAAGAATGCATCAGTGATGATCTTGAGCTTACACTTGGGAACTCCAGCACTAGGTAA
- the LOC107859206 gene encoding BES1/BZR1 homolog protein 4 isoform X1, with translation MTSGTRLPTWKERENNKRRERRRRAIAAKIFAGLRMYGNYKLPKHCDNNEVLKALCKEAGWMVEEDGTTYRKGCKPVERMDNIGGSVSVSPCSSYQLSPGVSYNPSPASSSIPSPVSSHYVANVQNNSDPNSLIPWLKNLSSGSSPSLSNFPHNLCVPGGSISAPVTPPSSSPTARTPRMNDHWDNPKANSSWIQQHYPFLPSSTPPSPGRQTPPDSGWLSGVQTPQDGPSSPTFSLVSSNPFGFKEPLSNGGSRMWTPGQSGTCSPAVGACMDQTADVPMSDVISAEFAFGSNMKGVVKPWEGERIHEECISDDLELTLGNSSTR, from the exons ATGACTTCCGGCACAAGGCTACCGACATGGAAGGAAAGAGAGAACAACAAGCGGAGAGAACGGCGGCGGAGGGCGATCGCCGCCAAGATCTTCGCCGGATTAAGGATGTATGGTAACTATAAGCTACCTAAACACTGTGATAATAACGAGGTATTGAAAGCTCTGTGTAAAGAAGCGGGTTGGATGGTTGAAGAAGATGGAACTACTTACAGAAAG GGATGCAAGCCAGTAGAACGTATGGATAATATTGGTGGTTCGGTATCTGTAAGCCCTTGTTCGTCTTACCAACTGAGCCCTGGCGTTTCGTATAATCCGAGTCCTGCTTCATCATCTATCCCTAGTCCGGTCTCGTCCCATTATGTTGCCAATGTCCAAAATAATTCTGATCCCAACTCGCTTATTCCTTGGCTTAAGAACCTGTCATCGGGCTCATCACCGTCCTTGTCTAATTTTCCCCATAATCTGTGCGTTCCTGGAGGTTCTATAAGTGCTCCTGTGACTCCACCTTCGAGCTCTCCCACTGCCCGTACTCCTAGGATGAATGATCACTGGGACAACCCCAAGGCCAACTCTTCATGGATACAGCAGCATTATCCCTTCTTGCCGTCCTCAACCCCTCCTAGTCCAGGTCGCCAAACCCCGCCAGATTCAGGATGGCTCTCTGGTGTTCAAACTCCACAGGATGGGCCTTCATCTCCCACATTCAGCCTCGTCTCGTCAAATCCATTTGGATTTAAGGAACCATTATCAAATGGAGGGTCTCGAATGTGGACACCTGGGCAAAGTGGGACATGTTCACCTGCAGTTGGAGCTTGTATGGACCAGACAGCTGATGTACCAATGTCGGATGTTATCTCAGCAGAGTTTGCATTTGGCAGCAATATGAAGGGTGTAGTAAAGCCATGGGAAGGAGAAAGAATTCATGAAGAATGCATCAGTGATGATCTTGAGCTTACACTTGGGAACTCCAGCACTAG ATAG